A portion of the Meriones unguiculatus strain TT.TT164.6M chromosome 14, Bangor_MerUng_6.1, whole genome shotgun sequence genome contains these proteins:
- the LOC110549605 gene encoding olfactory receptor 13G1: MNHSIVREFIILGLTKKSELQGILFIIFLFIYLVALFGNMLIVIAIIYNTTLHTPMYILLMALAIVDIICTTSIMPKMLGTMLTSENSISFGGCMSQLFFFTWSLGAEMVLFTTMAYDRYVAICFPLRYSTIMNHYTCAALLSIVMAIAVTNSWVHTGLILRLTFCGPNTIDHFFCEIPPLLALSCSPVRVNEVMVYVADITLAVGDFTLTCISYGFIIAAILRIRTTEGKKKAFSTCSSHLMVVSLYYSPVIYTYIRPASSYTFERDKVVAALYTLITPTLNPIVYSFRNKEMQAGIRKVFAFLKS; encoded by the coding sequence ATGAACCACAGCATCGTTAGAGAATTCATAATTCTGGGACTCACTAAGAAGTCTGAGCTTCAGGGAATCCTTTTCATTATCTTCCTTTTTATCTACCTTGTGGCTCTCTTTGGTAATATGCTAATTGTCATTGCCATAATCTACAACACCACCTTGCACACCCCCATGTACATTCTCCTTATGGCCCTGGCTATTGTGGACATCATCTGTACTACGAGCATCATGCCAAAAATGTTGGGAACAATGTTGACATCAGAAAATTCCATCTCTTTTGGGGGCTGTATGTCCCAGCTCTTCTTTTTCACATGGTCTCTGGGGGCTGAGATGGTACTCTTCACTaccatggcctatgaccgctatgtggccatttGTTTCCCACTCCGGTACAGTACTATTATGAATCACTATACATGTGCAGCCTTGCTCAGCATCGTCATGGCTATTGCAGTAACCAATTCCTGGGTGCACACAGGTCTCATTCTGAGGTTGACTTTCTGTGGGCCGAATACCATTGATCACTTCTTCTGCGAGATACCCCCACTTCTGGCTTTGTCCTGCAGTCCTGTACGGGTCAATGAGGTGATGGTGTATGTTGCTGATATCACCCTGGCTGTGGGAGACTTCACACTCACCTGCATTTCCTATGGCTTTATCATTGCTGCTATTCTTCGCATCCGTACCACAGAAGGCAAGAAAAAGGCTTTCTCCACATGCTCATCTCACCTCATGGTGGTGTCCCTTTACTACTCCCCTGTAATCTACACCTACATCCGACCTGCATCCAGCTATACTTTTGAAAGAGACAAGGTGGTAGCTGCGCTTTATACCCTCATAACTCCCACATTGAACCCCATAGTGTACAGCTTCCGGAACAAGGAGATGCAGGCAGGAATTAGGAAAGTGTTTGCATTTCTGAAAAGTTAA
- the LOC110562298 gene encoding olfactory receptor 6F1: MITENGTVARDFLLLGFPGSQNIQLSLFMLFLVMYLLTIGGNVTILILVSTSHQLHTPMYFFLSNLSFLEIWYTTAAVPKALAILVGRSQTISFSGCLLQMYIVFSLGCTEYFLLAAMAYDRYLAICSPLHYQAIMNSLFSAQLALISWICGFLAISVPAALISTLSFCGSHAINHFFCDIAPWIALACTSTEAVETVAFVIAFVVILSSFLITLISYVYIISTILRIPSASGRSKAFSTCSSHLTVVLIWYGSTIFLHVRTSIKDDLDLTKAVHVLNTVVTPVLNPFIYTLRNKEVKETLLKKWRRI; the protein is encoded by the coding sequence ATGATCACAGAGAATGGGACTGTAGCCAGAGACTTTCTTCTGTTGGGATTCCCTGGGTCTCAGAACATTCAGCTTTCTCTTTTCATGCTTTTCCTGGTGATGTACCTCCTCACCATTGGTGGCAATGTCACAATCTTGATATTAGTCAGTACTTCTCACCAGTTGCATACCCCTATGTACTTCTTCCTGAGCAACCTGTCATTCTTGGAGATCTGGTACACCACAGCTGCTGTCCCCaaagccctggccatcctggtgGGTAGGAGTCAGACCATATCATTCTCAGGGTGTCTTTTGCAGATGTACATAGTTTTCTCATTAGGCTGCACAGAATACTTCCTCTTGGCAGCCATGGCTTATGACCGCTACCTTGCAATCTGTTCTCCTCTGCACTACCAGGCTATCATGAACAGCCTGTTTTCAGCACAGCTGGCTCTTATCTCCTGGATTTGTGGTTTTCTGGCCATTTCTGTGCCAGCAGCCCTCATCAGCACCTTGTCTTTCTGTGGCTCCCATGCCATCAATCATTTCTTCTGTGACATTGCACCCTGGATTGCCCTAGCCTGTACCAGTACGGAGGCAGTGGAAACAGTGGCATTTGTGATTGCCTTTGTGGTTATCCTGAGTTCCTTCCTCATCACTTTGATCTCTTATGTCTACATCATCAGCACTATTCTGAGGATCCCCTCTGCCAGTGGCCGGAGTAAAGCTTTCTCCACCTGTTCCTCCCACCTCACGGTGGTGCTCATTTGGTATGGGTCTACGATTTTCCTCCATGTTCGAACTTCCATCAAAGATGATTTGGATCTGACAAAAGCTGTACATGTCCTCAATACAGTGGTGACCCCAGTTCTCAATCCCTTCATCTATACCCTTCGtaacaaggaagtcaaagaaacTCTCctgaagaaatggaggagaatATGA